One Odontesthes bonariensis isolate fOdoBon6 chromosome 17, fOdoBon6.hap1, whole genome shotgun sequence genomic window carries:
- the htr1d gene encoding 5-hydroxytryptamine receptor 1D, with translation MEFDNSSRDNFTEIPNTTTTPLKNEGTRLGLQVSLSVLLAIVTLATVLSNAFVITTIFLTRKLHTPANFLIGSLAATDLLVSILVMPISIVYTVSKTWSLGQIVCDIWLSSDITFCTASILHLCVIALDRYWAITDALEYSKRRTMRRAGMMVAVVWVISISISMPPLFWRQAKAHEELTECVVNTDQISYTLYSTFGAFYVPTVLLIILYGRIYVAARSRIFKTPSSSGKRFTTAQLIQTSAGSSLCSLNSASHQDAHLHSGSAGGGGGGGSPLFMNSVKVKLADSVLERKRLCAARERKATKTLGIILGAFIVCWLPFFVGTLVMAICKECWFDPVLFDIFTWLGYLNSLINPVIYTAFNDEFKQAFQKLIKCRRSF, from the coding sequence ATGGAGTTTGATAACAGCTCACGAGACAACTTCACAGAGATTCCCAACACCACCACAACTCCACTCAAGAATGAGGGCACTCGTCTCGGCCTCCAGGTCTCCCTGTCTGTTCTGTTAGCCATTGTCACACTGGCTACTGTGCTTTCAAATGCATTTGTCATCACCACCATCTTTTTGACCAGAAAGCTACACACCCCTGCCAACTTCCTGATAGGTTCCCTTGCCGCCACAGACTTGCTGGTGTCTATTTTAGTCATGCCAATTAGCATTGTCTATACAGTCAGCAAAACCTGGTCACTCGGGCAGATTGTTTGTGACATCTGGCTGTCGTCTGATATCACCTTCTGCACAGCTTCCATTTTACACCTGTGTGTGATTGCACTGGACCGCTATTGGGCCATCACAGATGCACTGGAGTATTCAAAACGCCGCACCATGCGCCGAGCGGGGATGATGGTTGCGGTAGTGTGGGTGATTTCTATATCTATTTCCATGCCTCCTCTTTTCTGGCGACAAGCCAAAGCCCACGAGGAGCTGACAGAGTGTGTGGTGAATACAGATCAGATCTCTTACACACTGTATTCTACCTTCGGCGCCTTCTACGTTCCCACAGTGCTTCTCATCATCCTCTATGGACGGATTTATGTTGCTGCCCGATCTCGTATTTTTAAGACCCCATCGTCATCTGGGAAGCGTTTCACAACAGCACAGCTCATCCAGACCTCTGCAGGATCCTCTCTCTGTTCTCTTAATTCTGCCTCCCACCAGGATGCACACCTACACTCTGGCAGTgcaggaggtggtggagggggAGGATCGCCTCTGTTCATGAATAGTGTGAAAGTGAAGCTGGCAGACAGCGTGCTGGAGAGGAAGCGTCTGTGTGCGGCGCGGGAGAGGAAAGCGACCAAGACTTTGGGTATCATCCTGGGCGCATTCATTGTCTGTTGGCTCCCGTTCTTTGTTGGCACGCTCGTCATGGCCATATGTAAAGAATGCTGGTTTGATCCTGTACTGTTTGATATCTTTACCTGGTTGGGTTACCTGAACTCCCTTATCAATCCTGTCATATACACGGCATTCAATGATGAGTTTAAGCAAGCTTTCCAAAAACTCATCAAATGCAGACGGAGCTTTTGA